A section of the Rhizobium sp. BG4 genome encodes:
- a CDS encoding ATP-binding cassette domain-containing protein gives MTAADIAMQNVRLTLGSHAFHFDCALPGGQIIAVTGPSGAGKSTFLNLLAGFEIPESGQVLLDGRDVTGVHPSERPVSLVFQDNNLFAHLDIFTNIGLGINPALKLTQADRSRISAALAQVGLAGFEKRLPATLSGGERQRAAFARALVRNRPILLLDEPFAALDPGLRSGMVELLTTMQRETGSTVIVVSHDPDEVRRIASYGVFIDHGAIALAAPIDEYLARKDMPALRQFLRG, from the coding sequence ATGACGGCCGCTGATATCGCTATGCAGAACGTCCGCCTGACACTTGGCAGCCATGCTTTTCACTTCGATTGCGCACTCCCCGGCGGCCAGATCATCGCCGTGACCGGCCCCTCGGGCGCCGGAAAATCGACCTTCCTCAATCTGCTGGCAGGCTTCGAGATACCGGAGAGTGGCCAGGTGCTGCTTGATGGCAGGGACGTCACCGGCGTCCATCCGTCAGAGCGGCCGGTCTCGCTCGTCTTCCAGGACAACAATCTCTTCGCCCATCTCGATATCTTCACCAATATCGGGCTGGGCATCAATCCGGCCCTGAAGCTCACGCAGGCGGACCGTAGCCGCATCTCGGCGGCGCTGGCGCAGGTCGGACTTGCAGGCTTCGAGAAGCGGCTTCCGGCGACACTGTCAGGCGGCGAGCGCCAACGCGCCGCCTTCGCCCGCGCCCTCGTCCGCAATCGCCCGATCCTGCTTCTCGATGAACCCTTCGCTGCCCTCGATCCCGGTTTGCGCAGCGGCATGGTGGAGCTTCTGACGACGATGCAGCGCGAGACCGGCAGCACCGTGATCGTCGTCTCGCATGACCCGGACGAAGTCCGCCGCATCGCCAGCTATGGGGTCTTCATCGACCATGGCGCGATCGCGCTTGCCGCGCCGATCGATGAATATCTCGCGCGAAAAGATATGCCCGCATTGCGGCAATTTCTGCGCGGTTGA
- a CDS encoding CarD family transcriptional regulator produces MTTQQKKPSAARHGFKTGESIVYPAHGVGTISAIEEQEVAGMKLELFVIDFEKDKMRLKVPVAKAMSIGMRKLSETDFVERALKVVQGKARVKRTMWSRRAQEYDAKINSGDLISIAEVVRDLYRAENQPEQSYSERQLYEAALDRMAREIAAVNKMSETEAVRLVETNLNKGPKRGKAIEEDDSQDEAA; encoded by the coding sequence ATGACGACCCAGCAGAAAAAACCTTCAGCAGCTCGCCACGGCTTCAAGACCGGTGAATCGATCGTCTACCCCGCTCATGGGGTCGGTACCATCAGCGCTATCGAAGAGCAAGAAGTTGCCGGCATGAAGCTTGAACTTTTCGTAATCGATTTCGAAAAGGACAAGATGCGCCTGAAGGTTCCGGTCGCAAAAGCGATGAGCATCGGCATGCGCAAGCTGTCGGAGACCGATTTCGTTGAGCGCGCGCTCAAGGTTGTCCAGGGCAAGGCACGCGTCAAGCGCACCATGTGGTCGCGCCGTGCGCAGGAATACGATGCCAAGATCAATTCGGGCGACCTGATTTCGATCGCGGAAGTCGTACGCGACCTCTACCGCGCCGAAAACCAGCCGGAGCAGTCCTATTCCGAGCGTCAGCTCTATGAAGCTGCCCTCGACCGCATGGCCCGCGAAATCGCCGCCGTCAACAAGATGTCGGAAACCGAAGCCGTCCGCCTCGTCGAGACCAACCTGAACAAGGGTCCGAAGCGCGGCAAGGCCATCGAAGAAGACGACTCTCAGGACGAAGCCGCATAA
- a CDS encoding RNA-binding S4 domain-containing protein, translating into MGGETQPASGSRQRLDKWLFFTRMVKSRSLAQSHIQSGHVRINGERVSQPSQTVKIGDRIELQLERRDVVLVVKQPGERRGPFEEAKLLYEDLTPPADETKRLTPYEQAIRAAGAGRPTKKERRAIDKLQSGED; encoded by the coding sequence ATGGGCGGGGAGACACAGCCAGCAAGCGGTTCGCGTCAGCGTCTCGATAAATGGCTGTTCTTCACGCGCATGGTGAAATCCCGCTCCCTGGCTCAAAGCCATATCCAATCGGGACACGTTCGCATCAATGGCGAACGTGTTTCCCAGCCCAGCCAGACCGTGAAAATCGGCGACCGTATCGAGCTGCAGCTCGAGCGGCGTGACGTCGTCCTGGTGGTCAAGCAGCCCGGCGAGCGGCGTGGCCCGTTTGAGGAAGCCAAGCTGCTTTACGAAGACCTGACGCCGCCTGCGGATGAGACCAAACGCCTCACCCCCTATGAGCAGGCGATCCGCGCAGCGGGCGCAGGGCGGCCCACGAAGAAAGAGCGCCGTGCAATCGACAAGCTCCAGTCGGGCGAGGATTAG
- the thiP gene encoding thiamine/thiamine pyrophosphate ABC transporter permease ThiP, protein MLQTAAERRNALAGGAIALAAILLFIGIAAVSLAASGGGAAFAGIISDPYILRVLRFTLLQAVLSTLLSVFLAIPVARSLARQPQFPGRIWIIRLMAVPMGLPVLIGALGLIGIWGRQGLLNSALTKLGLAEPVSIYGLTGILLAHVFFNLPLACRLMLAGLERLPSEYWLMASNLGMRQRAIFRFIEWPAIRGLIPGIAGLIFMLCATSFTLVLTLGGGPAATTVEVAIYQSLRFDFDPGRAVALSLLQIALTGLVLAAMSLLPASPDEGLTTGQRAMRFDGRKPTARLLDSLLLIVVAAFLLSPLLSVVVAGLKADLPKLLGEPVFWQAAAMSFGISISAATLALLVSAALIRARQTIATSKQSGRGNRAFFATMGGASSMVLLAPPVVLATGWFMTLRPFGDAEIFAPALVVLINMLMALPFVMRVLEPAYLVHQRRTARLSASLGIAGIARLRLIDWPGLRRPFLTALSFAMALSLGDLGAVALFGSDGFITLPWLVYSRMGSYRTNDADGFALILGVICLLLTIAGTSGQVRGHGADDGR, encoded by the coding sequence ATGCTGCAGACGGCGGCGGAACGGCGAAATGCATTGGCGGGCGGCGCAATTGCGCTCGCCGCCATCCTGCTTTTCATCGGTATCGCTGCCGTTTCGCTTGCCGCCTCCGGCGGGGGCGCTGCCTTTGCCGGGATCATTTCCGATCCCTATATCCTCCGCGTCCTGCGCTTCACGCTGCTGCAGGCAGTCCTCTCCACGCTGCTATCGGTTTTCCTGGCGATCCCTGTCGCGCGGTCGCTCGCCCGCCAGCCGCAATTTCCCGGCCGCATCTGGATCATCCGGCTGATGGCGGTGCCGATGGGACTGCCGGTCCTGATCGGCGCGCTCGGCCTGATCGGCATCTGGGGCAGGCAGGGCCTGCTCAACAGCGCGCTGACGAAACTCGGCCTCGCCGAACCCGTCAGCATCTATGGCCTGACCGGCATTCTGCTTGCCCACGTCTTCTTCAACCTGCCGCTCGCCTGCCGGCTGATGCTTGCCGGTCTTGAACGGCTGCCCTCTGAATACTGGCTGATGGCGAGCAATCTCGGCATGCGTCAGCGCGCCATCTTCCGTTTCATCGAATGGCCCGCCATCCGCGGCCTGATCCCCGGTATCGCGGGGCTGATCTTCATGCTCTGTGCCACCAGCTTCACGCTGGTGCTGACGCTCGGCGGCGGTCCTGCGGCAACGACGGTCGAGGTGGCGATCTACCAGTCGCTTCGCTTCGATTTCGATCCCGGCCGCGCCGTCGCACTTTCCCTGCTGCAGATCGCGCTGACCGGCCTCGTCCTCGCCGCCATGTCGCTCCTGCCAGCGAGCCCTGACGAGGGGCTGACGACGGGCCAACGAGCAATGCGTTTCGATGGCAGGAAGCCCACAGCGAGGCTATTGGACAGCCTGCTATTGATCGTCGTCGCAGCCTTTCTCCTGTCGCCACTTCTCTCGGTCGTCGTCGCCGGCCTGAAAGCCGACCTGCCGAAACTGCTTGGCGAACCCGTCTTCTGGCAGGCCGCGGCGATGAGCTTCGGTATATCCATCTCCGCCGCCACACTGGCGCTGCTGGTATCGGCAGCCCTGATCCGCGCCCGCCAGACCATCGCCACCAGCAAGCAGTCCGGCCGTGGCAACCGCGCCTTCTTCGCCACGATGGGCGGCGCATCTTCGATGGTGCTATTGGCCCCGCCGGTCGTGCTTGCCACAGGATGGTTCATGACCCTGCGACCGTTCGGAGATGCAGAAATTTTCGCGCCTGCCCTCGTCGTCTTGATCAACATGCTGATGGCGCTGCCCTTCGTCATGCGCGTGCTCGAACCGGCCTATCTCGTCCATCAGCGCCGTACGGCGCGGCTATCGGCAAGCCTCGGGATCGCCGGCATCGCGCGGCTGCGGCTTATCGATTGGCCGGGGCTGCGCAGGCCGTTCCTCACCGCCCTGTCTTTCGCTATGGCGCTGTCGCTCGGTGATCTCGGCGCCGTTGCTCTTTTTGGGTCAGATGGTTTCATCACCCTGCCGTGGCTAGTCTATAGCCGCATGGGAAGCTACAGAACCAATGATGCCGATGGCTTTGCGCTGATCCTCGGCGTGATATGCCTGTTGCTGACAATCGCCGGAACATCCGGCCAGGTGCGAGGACATGGTGCCGATGACGGCCGCTGA
- a CDS encoding YMGG-like glycine zipper-containing protein, giving the protein MMKKVVLVAALVGALASCTATEQGTAIGAGSGALIGGAVSNSWGGAAVGAVAGGLVGAAVGNSVDQRNGRYAGRYYQGQYAGNGLCWYRDSRGPYRARCR; this is encoded by the coding sequence ATGATGAAGAAAGTTGTTCTCGTTGCAGCACTCGTAGGTGCGCTCGCATCGTGCACGGCAACTGAGCAGGGCACCGCCATCGGCGCTGGCTCTGGCGCCCTTATTGGCGGTGCGGTTTCCAACAGCTGGGGCGGCGCAGCCGTCGGCGCCGTTGCAGGCGGCCTGGTTGGTGCTGCAGTCGGCAACTCGGTCGATCAGCGCAATGGTCGCTATGCTGGCCGCTATTACCAAGGCCAGTACGCAGGCAACGGTCTTTGCTGGTACCGCGATTCTCGTGGCCCCTACCGGGCACGCTGCCGTTAA
- the thiB gene encoding thiamine ABC transporter substrate binding subunit — protein MPGRKPLIAIFATALLAVTSAIAPAQAADKTLTVYTYESFTSEWGPGPKVKEAFEKTCACTVNFVSVADGVALLSRLKLEGASTKADVVLGIDTNLITEAKDTGLFDASGVDTSALKVPGDFKDDVFVPYDYGHFAIIYDTQTVKNPPKSMQELVDGDPSQKIVIEDPRTSTPGLGLLLWVKSVYGDKAPEAWAKLKNRILTVTPGWSEAYGLFTKGEAPMVLSYTTSPAYHMVAENTDRYQAAAFSEGHYIQIEVAGLLKNAPDKDLARDFLKFMVTPGFQDTIPTNNWMMPVSATSTPLPDAFGKLVNPSKTFLMSPDDVAKNRKAWIDEWLAAMSMN, from the coding sequence ATGCCCGGCCGCAAACCATTGATCGCAATTTTCGCCACGGCGCTTCTCGCCGTTACCTCGGCCATCGCTCCGGCCCAGGCCGCAGACAAGACGCTGACGGTCTATACCTACGAAAGCTTCACCTCCGAATGGGGTCCTGGCCCCAAGGTGAAGGAAGCCTTCGAGAAGACCTGCGCCTGCACCGTCAATTTCGTGAGCGTCGCCGATGGCGTCGCCCTTCTCTCACGCCTCAAGCTCGAGGGCGCCTCGACGAAGGCCGACGTCGTGCTCGGCATCGACACCAACTTGATCACCGAAGCCAAGGATACGGGCCTGTTTGACGCCAGCGGCGTCGATACCAGCGCCTTGAAGGTACCCGGCGATTTCAAGGACGATGTCTTCGTTCCCTATGACTACGGCCACTTCGCCATCATCTACGACACGCAGACGGTAAAGAACCCACCGAAAAGCATGCAGGAACTGGTCGACGGCGACCCGTCGCAGAAGATCGTCATCGAGGATCCGCGCACCTCTACGCCGGGTCTCGGCCTGCTGCTTTGGGTGAAGTCCGTTTACGGCGACAAGGCGCCGGAAGCCTGGGCCAAGCTCAAGAACCGCATCCTGACGGTCACGCCCGGCTGGTCGGAGGCCTATGGCCTGTTCACCAAGGGCGAGGCGCCGATGGTGCTCTCCTATACGACGTCCCCGGCTTACCACATGGTCGCTGAAAACACCGACCGCTATCAGGCGGCCGCCTTCTCCGAGGGCCACTATATCCAGATCGAAGTCGCCGGCCTGCTGAAGAACGCGCCAGACAAGGATCTTGCCCGCGACTTCCTGAAGTTCATGGTCACCCCCGGCTTCCAGGACACGATCCCGACCAACAACTGGATGATGCCGGTCTCGGCGACATCCACGCCCCTGCCGGATGCTTTCGGCAAGCTCGTCAACCCCTCCAAGACTTTCCTGATGTCGCCGGATGACGTCGCCAAGAACCGCAAGGCCTGGATCGACGAGTGGCTTGCGGCGATGAGCATGAACTGA
- a CDS encoding RNA polymerase factor sigma-32, whose product MKNMSADRRMIKIAMAAPYLAREEEHELAIRWKDNEDRGARNQIAMAHMRLVISMAGKFRNFGLPMSDLVQEGYVGLLEAAARFEPEREVRFSTYASWWIRASIQDYILRNWSIVRGGTSSAQKALFFNLRRLRAKLARGDTQLTLQSIHQEIAAALGVSLADVQTMDARLSSNDASLQAPSVSGDADSAEKMDFLVSDDPLPDEQVSNMIDGERRRVWLASALTHLNEREMKIISARRLAEDGATLEELGADLGISKERVRQIESRAMEKLRSALVSADPHMAAYA is encoded by the coding sequence ATGAAGAACATGTCTGCAGACCGGCGCATGATCAAAATAGCGATGGCGGCTCCCTATCTCGCCCGCGAGGAAGAACATGAACTGGCGATCCGCTGGAAGGACAATGAAGACCGCGGCGCCCGCAACCAGATCGCCATGGCCCATATGCGCCTCGTCATCTCGATGGCCGGCAAGTTTCGCAATTTCGGTCTGCCGATGAGCGATCTCGTGCAGGAGGGCTATGTAGGTCTCCTGGAAGCCGCTGCCCGTTTCGAGCCGGAGCGTGAAGTTCGTTTCTCCACTTACGCCAGCTGGTGGATCCGTGCGTCGATCCAGGATTATATCCTGCGCAACTGGTCGATCGTCCGCGGCGGTACGAGTTCCGCGCAGAAAGCGCTTTTCTTCAATCTTCGCCGCCTTCGCGCCAAGCTTGCCCGCGGCGATACGCAGCTGACCCTGCAATCCATTCATCAGGAAATCGCCGCAGCCCTCGGCGTCAGCCTTGCCGACGTTCAGACGATGGATGCGCGGCTTTCCAGCAACGATGCGTCGCTGCAGGCGCCGTCCGTCTCCGGCGACGCCGACAGTGCCGAGAAGATGGACTTCCTCGTCAGCGACGATCCCCTGCCCGATGAGCAGGTCTCCAACATGATCGATGGCGAGCGCCGCCGCGTGTGGCTCGCCTCTGCGCTGACGCATCTCAACGAGCGCGAGATGAAGATCATCAGCGCCCGCCGTCTCGCTGAGGATGGAGCGACGCTCGAAGAGCTCGGCGCCGATCTCGGAATTTCCAAGGAGCGTGTGCGCCAGATCGAAAGCCGGGCGATGGAGAAGCTCCGCAGCGCGCTCGTGAGCGCCGACCCGCACATGGCCGCCTACGCCTGA
- a CDS encoding DUF3309 family protein → MLSTILLIILILLLIGALPNWGYSRGWGYGPSGGLGLVLVIIIILVLMGRI, encoded by the coding sequence ATGCTTAGCACGATACTTCTCATTATCCTTATTCTGCTTTTGATCGGCGCACTGCCGAATTGGGGTTATAGCCGCGGCTGGGGCTATGGACCTTCTGGCGGTTTAGGGCTAGTTCTCGTTATTATCATTATCCTTGTCCTGATGGGCCGCATCTAA
- a CDS encoding helicase-related protein yields the protein MTQNSQPMILSGRGVTAVLGPTNTGKTHYAIERMVAHGTGVIGLPLRLLAREVYTRLVEKVGAHNVALVTGEEKISPPNARFSVCTVEAMPRETKAAFVAIDEVQLAGDLERGHIFTDRILHLRGRDETLLLGAGTMRPILQQLLPGITVVERPRLSQLLYAGQKKITRLPQRSAIVAFSADEVYAIAELIRRQRGGAAVVLGALSPRTRNAQVALYQAGDVEYLVATDAIGMGLNLDVDHVAFAQDRKFDGYQFRNLNPAELGQIAGRAGRHVRDGTFGVTGQVAPFDDELVQRIESHEFDNVKVLQWRTKELDFTSIQSLRASLEKPPSVQGLTRALPAVDQQALEHLSRYPEIIDLATKPERVEKLWEACALPDYRRIAPAQHADLISTLFSDLVRYGTVNEDFLAEQVHRADRTDGEIDTLSARIAQIRTWTYVSNRPGWLADPTHWQEKTREIEDRLSDALHERLTKRFVDRRTSVLMKRLRENAMLEAEISVNGDVFVEGHHVGQLSGFRFTPVGGTDGPDAKAVQAASQKALALEFEARAARMHAAGNGDLAISADGLIRWLGDPVARLSGSDHVMRPRVILLADEQLTGNARDHVAARVERFVNHHISTVLKPLDDLSRAEDLQGLAKGLAFQLVENLGVLFRRDVADDVKSLDQDGRASMRRYGVRFGAYHIFVPALLKPAPAELITLLWALKNDGLDKPGYGDLIPVLAAGRTSVVTDPSFERTFYKLAGFRFLGKRAVRIDILERLADIIRPLLQWKPGQANRPEGAYDGRRFTTTTAMLSILGATLEDMEEILKGLGYRADAVKAEEAAAHLAVQDASAAPAAAAEPAAEDASEKADHDDADQADEATAETPAAEAAPVTVEVAAEAAPAAADGEPTEPKPVLLWRLGGRNDNQRQARNHGGERRGGGNNERPQGNRRHGGGEGGENREGRDNRDGNRQQRGRDGGKPHQGRGDRNDQRGDRQDRGDRKDRNDRNNNRSGAQPLRFEAKPPRKEKPIDPDSPFAKLAALKEQMKK from the coding sequence ATGACACAGAATTCGCAGCCCATGATCCTGAGCGGACGCGGCGTTACCGCGGTGCTCGGACCGACCAATACAGGCAAGACGCATTATGCCATCGAGCGCATGGTTGCGCACGGTACCGGTGTGATCGGTCTGCCGCTGCGCCTTCTGGCGCGCGAGGTCTATACGCGGCTGGTCGAGAAGGTCGGTGCGCATAATGTTGCGCTGGTGACAGGCGAAGAGAAGATCTCGCCGCCGAATGCCCGCTTCTCCGTCTGCACCGTCGAGGCGATGCCGCGGGAAACCAAGGCCGCCTTCGTGGCGATCGACGAAGTGCAGCTCGCCGGCGATCTCGAACGCGGGCATATCTTTACCGACCGCATCCTGCATCTGCGCGGCCGCGACGAAACCCTGCTTCTCGGCGCCGGGACGATGCGTCCGATCCTGCAGCAACTGTTGCCGGGGATTACCGTCGTCGAGCGGCCTCGCCTGTCACAACTCCTCTACGCGGGCCAGAAGAAGATTACCCGGCTGCCGCAGCGCTCGGCCATCGTCGCCTTCTCGGCTGACGAGGTCTATGCGATCGCCGAACTGATCCGCCGCCAGCGCGGCGGTGCTGCAGTCGTTCTCGGGGCACTCAGCCCGCGCACCCGCAATGCGCAGGTGGCGCTCTATCAGGCGGGCGATGTCGAATATCTGGTGGCGACCGATGCGATCGGCATGGGTCTGAACCTCGATGTCGATCATGTCGCCTTTGCGCAGGACCGGAAATTCGACGGCTACCAGTTCCGCAATCTCAATCCGGCCGAGCTCGGCCAGATCGCCGGCCGCGCCGGCCGCCATGTCCGGGATGGCACCTTCGGGGTCACCGGTCAGGTCGCGCCGTTTGACGATGAGCTGGTGCAGAGGATCGAGTCGCACGAGTTCGACAACGTCAAGGTTCTGCAGTGGCGGACCAAGGAACTGGATTTCACATCGATACAATCGCTGCGGGCAAGTCTCGAAAAGCCGCCGAGCGTCCAGGGTCTGACGCGGGCGCTGCCGGCCGTCGATCAGCAGGCGTTGGAACATCTTTCACGATATCCGGAAATTATTGACCTTGCGACAAAGCCCGAAAGGGTTGAAAAGCTCTGGGAGGCTTGTGCGCTGCCCGATTACCGGCGCATTGCACCGGCCCAGCATGCCGATCTGATCTCGACGCTCTTTTCCGATCTTGTGCGCTATGGCACGGTTAACGAGGATTTCCTCGCGGAGCAGGTGCACCGTGCGGACCGCACGGACGGTGAAATCGACACGCTTTCGGCGCGAATCGCGCAGATAAGAACCTGGACCTATGTGTCGAACCGGCCCGGCTGGCTTGCCGATCCGACACACTGGCAGGAAAAGACGCGGGAAATCGAAGATCGATTGTCCGATGCGTTACATGAAAGGTTGACGAAACGCTTTGTTGATCGCAGGACATCTGTGCTCATGAAGCGCCTGAGAGAGAATGCGATGCTGGAAGCTGAAATCAGTGTGAATGGTGATGTCTTTGTGGAGGGGCATCATGTGGGTCAGTTGAGCGGATTCCGCTTTACGCCCGTCGGTGGGACGGATGGACCGGACGCCAAGGCCGTACAGGCTGCTTCACAGAAGGCGCTTGCTCTGGAATTCGAAGCGCGCGCGGCGCGCATGCATGCCGCTGGCAATGGCGATCTGGCGATCAGCGCCGATGGCCTGATCCGCTGGCTCGGCGATCCCGTTGCCCGCCTGTCCGGCAGCGACCATGTGATGCGTCCGCGGGTGATCCTGCTCGCTGACGAGCAGCTGACCGGCAATGCGCGCGATCACGTCGCCGCCCGCGTGGAGCGCTTCGTCAATCATCACATCAGCACGGTTCTGAAGCCGCTCGACGATCTGTCGCGCGCCGAAGACCTGCAGGGCCTGGCCAAGGGTCTGGCGTTCCAGCTCGTCGAGAATCTCGGTGTTCTGTTCCGCCGCGACGTTGCCGACGACGTCAAGTCGCTGGATCAGGATGGTCGTGCCTCGATGCGCCGCTATGGCGTGCGTTTCGGCGCCTACCACATCTTCGTCCCGGCACTCTTGAAGCCGGCTCCGGCCGAGCTCATCACGCTGCTCTGGGCGCTCAAGAACGACGGCCTCGACAAGCCGGGTTACGGCGACCTCATTCCAGTGCTTGCCGCCGGACGCACGTCTGTCGTCACCGATCCGAGCTTCGAGCGCACTTTCTACAAGCTTGCCGGTTTCCGGTTCCTCGGAAAGCGTGCCGTCCGTATCGACATCCTCGAGCGGCTTGCCGACATCATCCGTCCGCTGCTGCAGTGGAAGCCGGGTCAGGCAAACCGTCCGGAAGGCGCTTACGACGGCCGCCGTTTCACGACGACGACTGCGATGCTGTCGATCCTCGGCGCGACGTTGGAAGACATGGAAGAGATCCTCAAGGGTCTCGGCTATCGCGCCGACGCCGTGAAGGCTGAGGAAGCGGCTGCTCATCTGGCTGTGCAGGACGCTTCGGCGGCACCTGCTGCAGCCGCCGAGCCGGCAGCAGAAGATGCTTCCGAGAAGGCCGATCACGACGACGCCGACCAGGCTGACGAAGCAACGGCTGAAACGCCGGCTGCCGAAGCGGCACCGGTCACGGTTGAGGTCGCTGCCGAGGCTGCTCCGGCCGCCGCAGACGGCGAACCCACCGAGCCGAAGCCGGTTCTCCTGTGGCGCCTTGGCGGCCGCAACGACAACCAGCGTCAGGCCCGCAATCATGGCGGCGAACGCCGTGGCGGTGGCAACAACGAGCGTCCGCAGGGCAACCGCCGTCATGGTGGTGGCGAAGGCGGCGAGAACCGTGAAGGCCGCGACAACCGCGACGGCAACCGCCAGCAGCGTGGCCGCGATGGCGGTAAGCCGCATCAGGGCCGTGGCGACCGCAACGACCAGCGTGGCGATCGTCAGGACCGTGGTGACCGCAAGGATCGCAACGACCGTAACAACAACCGCAGCGGCGCCCAGCCGCTGCGCTTCGAGGCCAAGCCGCCGCGCAAGGAAAAGCCGATCGATCCGGATTCACCTTTCGCAAAGCTCGCTGCCTTGAAGGAGCAGATGAAGAAGTAA
- the fdxA gene encoding ferredoxin FdxA has protein sequence MTYVVTDNCIRCKYTDCVEVCPVDCFYEGENFLVIHPDECIDCGVCEPECPAEAIKPDTEPGLDKWLKINAEYASIWPNITVKKDSMPEAKEMDGETGKFEKYFSEKPGSGD, from the coding sequence ATGACCTATGTCGTGACCGACAATTGCATTCGCTGCAAATATACCGACTGCGTGGAAGTCTGCCCGGTCGATTGCTTCTATGAGGGCGAGAATTTCCTCGTCATCCACCCTGATGAATGCATCGATTGCGGCGTTTGCGAGCCGGAATGTCCTGCCGAGGCGATCAAGCCGGATACTGAGCCGGGTCTCGACAAGTGGCTCAAGATCAACGCCGAATATGCCAGCATCTGGCCCAACATCACCGTCAAGAAGGACTCAATGCCCGAGGCCAAGGAGATGGATGGTGAGACCGGCAAATTCGAGAAGTACTTCTCCGAAAAGCCCGGCTCAGGCGACTGA
- a CDS encoding M48 family metalloprotease: MTRRARLDSMKTWTRPAPSRTMLSALRHRGRHALLLTAAAVALNSCQSIIEQSYQPTVSPSSNPQIVDEVQKNDPRAAMGAREHPRIVASYGGEYKDAKTERLVARIAGALTAVSENPSQSYRITILNSPAINAFALPGGYLYVTRGLLALANDASEVAAVLSHEMGHVTANHGIERQKREEAEVIASRVVAEVLSSDIAGKQALARGKLRLAAFSRQQELQADVIGVRMLGEAGYDPYAAGRFLDSMAAYSRFMSADPDADQSLDFLSSHPNSAQRIELARDHARAFGQEGKVGDKGRDYYLDGIDGLLYGDSPEEGYVRGQTFLHGGLGIRFDVPPDFTIDNKVEAVMATGPGDIAIRFDGVADSNNQSLTNYISSGWVTGLDPSTIQATTINGMEAATARASADRWDFDVTVIRNNQQIFRFLTAVPKGSTALQQTADVLRASFRRMTPDEMSSLKPLRIRVVTVRPGDNITTLAARMMGTDRKLDLFKLINALPTGATVAPGDRVKIIAE; the protein is encoded by the coding sequence ATGACTCGGAGAGCCAGACTGGACAGCATGAAGACGTGGACGAGACCCGCGCCCTCCAGGACTATGCTTTCCGCTTTGCGCCACCGGGGACGGCATGCGCTGCTGCTGACTGCTGCCGCAGTCGCGCTTAACAGCTGCCAGTCGATCATCGAGCAATCCTACCAGCCGACCGTCTCGCCCTCGTCCAATCCGCAGATCGTCGATGAAGTGCAGAAGAACGATCCGCGCGCCGCGATGGGCGCCCGCGAACACCCGCGCATCGTCGCGAGCTATGGCGGTGAATACAAGGACGCCAAGACCGAACGCCTCGTTGCCCGCATTGCCGGCGCGCTGACGGCCGTTTCGGAAAATCCGAGCCAGTCCTATCGCATCACAATCCTGAATTCGCCGGCGATCAACGCCTTCGCGCTGCCGGGCGGCTATCTCTACGTGACACGCGGCCTGCTGGCGCTTGCCAATGATGCCTCCGAGGTTGCCGCCGTGCTCTCGCACGAAATGGGTCACGTGACGGCCAATCACGGCATCGAGCGCCAGAAGCGCGAAGAAGCCGAAGTCATCGCCAGCCGCGTTGTTGCCGAAGTTCTCTCCAGCGATATCGCCGGCAAGCAGGCGCTCGCCCGCGGCAAGCTGCGCCTCGCCGCCTTCTCCCGCCAGCAGGAGCTGCAGGCCGACGTCATCGGCGTACGTATGCTCGGCGAAGCCGGTTACGACCCCTATGCTGCTGGCCGCTTCCTCGACAGCATGGCCGCATACAGCCGCTTCATGTCGGCCGATCCGGATGCCGACCAGAGCCTGGACTTCCTGTCCAGCCATCCGAATTCCGCGCAGCGCATCGAACTGGCCCGCGACCACGCCCGCGCCTTCGGCCAGGAAGGCAAGGTCGGCGACAAGGGCCGCGATTACTATCTCGACGGCATCGACGGTCTGCTCTACGGCGACAGCCCGGAAGAGGGCTATGTGCGCGGCCAGACCTTCCTGCATGGCGGTCTCGGCATCCGCTTCGACGTACCGCCCGATTTCACCATCGACAACAAGGTCGAAGCCGTCATGGCGACCGGCCCCGGCGATATCGCCATCCGTTTCGATGGCGTGGCCGACAGCAACAACCAGAGCCTGACCAACTATATCTCGAGCGGCTGGGTCACCGGCCTCGATCCCTCGACGATCCAGGCGACGACGATCAACGGCATGGAAGCGGCAACCGCCCGCGCCAGTGCCGACCGCTGGGATTTCGACGTCACGGTCATCCGCAACAATCAGCAGATCTTCCGGTTCCTGACCGCCGTTCCGAAGGGCAGCACGGCCCTGCAGCAGACGGCGGATGTCCTGCGCGCCAGCTTCCGCCGCATGACCCCGGATGAGATGTCGTCGCTGAAGCCGCTGCGCATCCGCGTCGTCACCGTCCGCCCGGGCGACAACATCACGACGCTTGCCGCCCGCATGATGGGCACCGATCGTAAGCTCGATCTCTTCAAGCTCATCAATGCGCTGCCGACAGGCGCCACCGTCGCCCCCGGCGACCGCGTCAAAATCATCGCCGAATAA